Proteins found in one Salvia splendens isolate huo1 chromosome 10, SspV2, whole genome shotgun sequence genomic segment:
- the LOC121752434 gene encoding probable ADP-ribosylation factor GTPase-activating protein AGD14 isoform X1: MGSKREEVRNEKIIRGLMKLPPNRRCINCNSLAPQYVCTNFWTFICMPCSGVHREFTHRVKSVSMAKFTSQEVDELQKGGNQRAREIFLKAWDPQSQRLPDNSNPDRVREFIKHVYVDKRYAIEKMPDKPPREPQTIRSHEDETRRASSYHSFSQSPPYDFQYEERRYGKPIPSLGRKPGSDRGLYDGKLSSFSSPGQSSDQAYDERFANEGSWPRVSDYSVSSGGDPFRSDVLSPQRETWSPFSESETLSNFTNEVHGNHTFLHSSKAHGGSRRVGHPQRTSSLGSIGSFDSMSFKSVNSVAAADAQQSVGTSQEKSSPLPSLPQSSASSSFNGLDLFNELLSPQNTTSSKTVCNSQSPETFLPQPLDLFQQSPISSAPTLTEQQPSETLQPPPLEFTGLPQQQPIAGFGGMTSDMVMAQKGAWATFDVSQNSLIMGSANSIPAAVPSSDGNNLLVFNPFSLDHCASNQKDPPSLEHSAVTHALWQDNLQNAETTTNNTQEWNAFDDSTGKRPVEYKLDDIGQAPALYVSNDNRSLGSGVYEVLPNDGNFRTSYGIQPPSTSVSLHSSMALQSFSFVPEDGAHPVATAHKPGNPFDFPCDADLAPTNMTQFWDMSSLEAALPSNQGLATYVNDVNESWFPQNTVPYTPGAVAFDPPNAGSLGYIVGQVPTTHIPSSPAQGPVSSTGGNPFA; the protein is encoded by the exons ATGGGAAGCAAAAGGGAGGAGGTGAGAAACGAGAAAATTATCAGGGGTTTGATGAAGCTCCCTCCCAATCGCCGATGCATCAACTGCAACAGCTTG GCTCCCCAATATGTGTGCACGAACTTTTGGACATTTATATGTATGCCATGCAGTGGAGTGCA CCGTGAGTTCACTCATCGTGTTAAGTCTGTTTCCATGGCTAAGTTTACTTCTCAAGAAGTGGATGAACTTCAGAAAGGTGGAAATCAG CGTGCGCGGGAGATATTTTTGAAGGCCTGGGACCCACAAAGCCAGAGGCTTCCAGATAATAG CAATCCTGATAGAGTTCGTGAGTTTATAAAGCATGTTTATGTGGACAAGAGATATGCTATTGAAAAGATGCCTGATAAGCCTCCGAGAGAACCACAG ACCATAAGAAGCCATGAAGATGAGACGAGGCGAGCAAGCTCTTATCATTCTTTCTCTCAAAGTCCACCTTATGATTTTCAATATGAAGAAAGGCGTTATGGGAAGCCCATACCTTCACTTGGCAGAAAGCCCGGTTCAGACCGCGGTCTTTACGATGGGAAGTTGTCTAGTTTCTCGAGTCCTGGTCAATCTAGTGATCAAGCATATGATGAGAGGTTTGCAAATGAGGGATCATGGCCTAGAGTTTCAGATTATTCTGTCTCTAGTGGAGGCGATCCATTCAGATCTGATGTGCTCTCACCTCAGAGAGAAACCTGGAGCCCCTTCAGTGAAAGCGAGACTTTAAGTAATTTCACAAATGAGGTGCACGGGAATCACACGTTTTTACATAGTTCAAAAGCACATGGTGGAAGTAGGAGAGTCGGGCATCCACAG AGAACTTCATCTTTGGGAAGTATCGGATCATTTGATTCCATGTCCTTCAAATCTGTAAACTCAGTGGCTGCTGCTGACGCCCAACAGTCTGTTGGGACATCCCAAGAAAAATCTTCACCACTTCCCTCTCTTCCTCAATCTTCAGCATCCAGTAGCTTCAATGGTTTGGACCTCTTCAATGAACTATTATCTCCACAAAACACCACTTCTTCTAAAACTGTTTGCAATTCGCAGTCACCAGAGACATTTTTGCCCCAACCCCTTGATTTGTTTCAGCAATCTCCTATATCTTCAGCTCCAACTCTCACAGAGCAGCAACCATCAGAAACTCTACAACCTCCACCATTAGAATTCACTGGGCTGCCTCAGCAACAACCAATTGCTGGCTTCGGTGGCATGACTTCTGACATGGTGATGGCACAGAAAGGAGCATGGGCAACTTTTGATGTATCTCAGAACTCATTGATTATGGGCAGTGCAAATTCTATCCCTGCTGCTGTGCCATCTTCTGATGGAAATAATCTGCTAGTTTTTAACCCTTTCTCACTTGATCATTGTGCATCTAATCAAAAGGATCCACCAAGTCTTGAACATAGTGCGGTGACGCATGCACTCTGGCAGGACAACCTGCAAAATGCCGAAACCACCACAAATAACACTCAG GAATGGAATGCATTCGATGATTCTACTGGAAAACGACCAGTTGAATACAAACTAGACGATATAGGTCAAGCTCCAGCTCTATATGTTTCAAATGATAATAGATCTCTTGGCAGTGGTGTGTATGAG GTTCTGCCAAACGATGGAAATTTTAGAACTTCATATGGGATCCAACCTCCTTCAACTAGTGTATCTCTGCATTCGAGTATGGCATTGCAGAGTTTCTCCTTTGTTCCCGAG GATGGAGCACATCCAGTTGCAACTGCCCATAAGCCTGGAAATCCATTTGATTTTCCCTGTGATGCAGACTTGGCACCAACTAATATG ACTCAATTCTGGGACATGAGCTCGTTGGAAGCAGCTCTCCCGAGTAATCAGGGACTGGCTACTTATGTTAATGATGTGAATGAATCCTGGTTTCCCCAAAATACAGTTCCATATACCCCTGGTGCCGTTGCATTTGACCCTCCAAATG CAGGCTCTTTGGGGTATATAGTCGGGCAAGTGCCAACCACCCACATACC GAGCAGCCCTGCTCAAGGCCCTGTTTCATCCACCGGGGGCAATCCTTTTGCATAG
- the LOC121752434 gene encoding probable ADP-ribosylation factor GTPase-activating protein AGD14 isoform X2 codes for MGSKREEVRNEKIIRGLMKLPPNRRCINCNSLAPQYVCTNFWTFICMPCSGVHREFTHRVKSVSMAKFTSQEVDELQKGGNQRAREIFLKAWDPQSQRLPDNSNPDRVREFIKHVYVDKRYAIEKMPDKPPREPQTIRSHEDETRRASSYHSFSQSPPYDFQYEERRYGKPIPSLGRKPGSDRGLYDGKLSSFSSPGQSSDQAYDERFANEGSWPRVSDYSVSSGGDPFRSDVLSPQRETWSPFSESETLSNFTNEVHGNHTFLHSSKAHGGSRRVGHPQRTSSLGSIGSFDSMSFKSVNSVAAADAQQSVGTSQEKSSPLPSLPQSSASSSFNGLDLFNELLSPQNTTSSKTVCNSQSPETFLPQPLDLFQQSPISSAPTLTEQQPSETLQPPPLEFTGLPQQQPIAGFGGMTSDMVMAQKGAWATFDVSQNSLIMGSANSIPAAVPSSDGNNLLVFNPFSLDHCASNQKDPPSLEHSAVTHALWQDNLQNAETTTNNTQEWNAFDDSTGKRPVEYKLDDIGQAPALYVSNDNRSLGSGVYEVLPNDGNFRTSYGIQPPSTSVSLHSSMALQSFSFVPEDGAHPVATAHKPGNPFDFPCDADLAPTNMTQFWDMSSLEAALPSNQGLATYVNDVNESWFPQNTVPYTPGAVAFDPPNGSLGYIVGQVPTTHIPSSPAQGPVSSTGGNPFA; via the exons ATGGGAAGCAAAAGGGAGGAGGTGAGAAACGAGAAAATTATCAGGGGTTTGATGAAGCTCCCTCCCAATCGCCGATGCATCAACTGCAACAGCTTG GCTCCCCAATATGTGTGCACGAACTTTTGGACATTTATATGTATGCCATGCAGTGGAGTGCA CCGTGAGTTCACTCATCGTGTTAAGTCTGTTTCCATGGCTAAGTTTACTTCTCAAGAAGTGGATGAACTTCAGAAAGGTGGAAATCAG CGTGCGCGGGAGATATTTTTGAAGGCCTGGGACCCACAAAGCCAGAGGCTTCCAGATAATAG CAATCCTGATAGAGTTCGTGAGTTTATAAAGCATGTTTATGTGGACAAGAGATATGCTATTGAAAAGATGCCTGATAAGCCTCCGAGAGAACCACAG ACCATAAGAAGCCATGAAGATGAGACGAGGCGAGCAAGCTCTTATCATTCTTTCTCTCAAAGTCCACCTTATGATTTTCAATATGAAGAAAGGCGTTATGGGAAGCCCATACCTTCACTTGGCAGAAAGCCCGGTTCAGACCGCGGTCTTTACGATGGGAAGTTGTCTAGTTTCTCGAGTCCTGGTCAATCTAGTGATCAAGCATATGATGAGAGGTTTGCAAATGAGGGATCATGGCCTAGAGTTTCAGATTATTCTGTCTCTAGTGGAGGCGATCCATTCAGATCTGATGTGCTCTCACCTCAGAGAGAAACCTGGAGCCCCTTCAGTGAAAGCGAGACTTTAAGTAATTTCACAAATGAGGTGCACGGGAATCACACGTTTTTACATAGTTCAAAAGCACATGGTGGAAGTAGGAGAGTCGGGCATCCACAG AGAACTTCATCTTTGGGAAGTATCGGATCATTTGATTCCATGTCCTTCAAATCTGTAAACTCAGTGGCTGCTGCTGACGCCCAACAGTCTGTTGGGACATCCCAAGAAAAATCTTCACCACTTCCCTCTCTTCCTCAATCTTCAGCATCCAGTAGCTTCAATGGTTTGGACCTCTTCAATGAACTATTATCTCCACAAAACACCACTTCTTCTAAAACTGTTTGCAATTCGCAGTCACCAGAGACATTTTTGCCCCAACCCCTTGATTTGTTTCAGCAATCTCCTATATCTTCAGCTCCAACTCTCACAGAGCAGCAACCATCAGAAACTCTACAACCTCCACCATTAGAATTCACTGGGCTGCCTCAGCAACAACCAATTGCTGGCTTCGGTGGCATGACTTCTGACATGGTGATGGCACAGAAAGGAGCATGGGCAACTTTTGATGTATCTCAGAACTCATTGATTATGGGCAGTGCAAATTCTATCCCTGCTGCTGTGCCATCTTCTGATGGAAATAATCTGCTAGTTTTTAACCCTTTCTCACTTGATCATTGTGCATCTAATCAAAAGGATCCACCAAGTCTTGAACATAGTGCGGTGACGCATGCACTCTGGCAGGACAACCTGCAAAATGCCGAAACCACCACAAATAACACTCAG GAATGGAATGCATTCGATGATTCTACTGGAAAACGACCAGTTGAATACAAACTAGACGATATAGGTCAAGCTCCAGCTCTATATGTTTCAAATGATAATAGATCTCTTGGCAGTGGTGTGTATGAG GTTCTGCCAAACGATGGAAATTTTAGAACTTCATATGGGATCCAACCTCCTTCAACTAGTGTATCTCTGCATTCGAGTATGGCATTGCAGAGTTTCTCCTTTGTTCCCGAG GATGGAGCACATCCAGTTGCAACTGCCCATAAGCCTGGAAATCCATTTGATTTTCCCTGTGATGCAGACTTGGCACCAACTAATATG ACTCAATTCTGGGACATGAGCTCGTTGGAAGCAGCTCTCCCGAGTAATCAGGGACTGGCTACTTATGTTAATGATGTGAATGAATCCTGGTTTCCCCAAAATACAGTTCCATATACCCCTGGTGCCGTTGCATTTGACCCTCCAAATG GCTCTTTGGGGTATATAGTCGGGCAAGTGCCAACCACCCACATACC GAGCAGCCCTGCTCAAGGCCCTGTTTCATCCACCGGGGGCAATCCTTTTGCATAG
- the LOC121753340 gene encoding leucine-rich repeat protein 1-like, with the protein MATIELLLIICLSIVSSVPAARGNSEVDALNAFRHSLTDPDKVLENWDPNLVSPCTWFHVTCNEDDRVTRVDLGNSNLSGHLVPELGKLEHLQYLELYKNNIQGTIPTELGNLKSLISLDLYNNNISGKIPPSLGNLKSLVFLRLNDNRLNGPIPRVLTGIPSLKVVDVSNNNLCGTIPTSGSFEHIPSNNFENNPRLEGPELQGLATYDTNCS; encoded by the exons ATGGCTACCATTGAATTGCTGCTAATCATATGCCTATCCATCGTTTCATCAGTGCCGGCGGCGCGTGGGAATTCCGAGGTCGACGCGCTCAACGCTTTTCGCCATAGCTTGACTGACCCGGATAAGGTGCTTGAAAACTGGGATCCGAACCTCGTGAGCCCTTGCACCTGGTTCCACGTCACCTGCAATGAAGATGACCGCGTCACCCGCGT GGACCTTGGTAACTCGAATTTGTCTGGTCATCTAGTGCCTGAGCTTGGGAAACTTGAACATCTTCAGTATCT GGAGCTTTACAAAAATAACATTCAAGGGACAATCCCGACTGAGCTTGGTAACTTGAAGAGCCTAATTAGCTTGGATCTATACAACAACAACATATCTGGAAAAATACCTCCATCACTCGGAAACTTGAAGTCACTcgttttttt GCGTCTCAATGATAATCGACTAAATGGGCCGATCCCAAGGGTTCTTACCGGTATTCCTTCATTGAAAGTTGT GGATGTTTCAAATAACAATTTGTGTGGCACTATACCTACCAGTGGTTCATTTGAACACATCCCCTCAAACAA CTTTGAGAACAACCCTCGCCTGGAAGGGCCAGAGCTGCAGGGGCTTGCTACTTATGATACAAACTGCTCATGA
- the LOC121750161 gene encoding calmodulin-7, protein MADQLTDDQISEFKEAFSLFDKDGDGCITTKELGTVMRSLGQNPTEAELQDMINEVDADGNGTIDFPEFLNLMARKMKDTDSEEELKEAFRVFDKDQNGFISAAELRHVMTNLGEKLTDEEVDEMIREADVDGDGQINYEEFVKVMMAK, encoded by the exons ATGGCGGATCAATTGACGGACGATCAGATCTCTGAGTTCAAGGAGGCCTTCAGCCTTTTCGATAAGGATGGCGATG GTTGCATCACGACGAAGGAGCTGGGTACTGTGATGAGATCCCTTGGTCAGAACCCGACCGAGGCTGAGCTCCAAGACATGATCAATGAGGTCGATGCTGATGGGAATGGAACCATTGACTTCCCAGAGTTCTTGAACCTCATGGCTAGGAAGATGAAGGACACCGACTCTGAGGAGGAGCTCAAAGAGGCGTTCCGTGTCTTCGACAAGGACCAGAACGGTTTCATCTCTGCTGCTGAGCTGCGCCATGTGATGACAAACCTGGGCGAGAAGCTGACCGACGAGGAGGTAGATGAGATGATCAGGGAGGCCGACGTCGATGGGGATGGCCAAATCAACTACGAAGAGTTTGTCAAGGTTATGATGGCCAAGTAA
- the LOC121750162 gene encoding uncharacterized protein LOC121750162 translates to MDISINVGDLDQAEHGVEHGADCAEGADKETSGGGKHRADSGIERKLDVDVAWNQRRAKEEPRKSRYGDGVSSSGVGGANANDGAVQPKNGAVQPDPHVSQALAGAVAAACAAKEAVHGQTIQDLT, encoded by the coding sequence ATGGACATAAGCATCAACGTTGGCGACCTGGACCAGGCCGAGCACGGTGTTGAACACGGTGCCGACTGCGCGGAGGGTGCCGACAAGGAGACCAGTGGTGGCGGAAAGCACAGGGCAGACAGCGGCATCGAGCGGAAGCTTGATGTTGATGTTGCATGGAATCAGCGGCGAGCCAAGGAGGAGCCCCGGAAGAGCAGGTATGGTGATGGTGTATCCTCCAGTGGCGTTGGTGGTGCCAATGCCAACGACGGTGCTGTGCAGCCCAAGAATGGTGCAGTTCAACCGGACCCCCACGTTAGCCAGGCCTTGGCCGGGGCAGTTGCCGCTGCCTGTGCAGCAAAGGAGGCCGTTCACGGTCAGACCATTCAAGATTTAACCTGA
- the LOC121752494 gene encoding uncharacterized protein LOC121752494 → MAGISPDQESVDSATKKSSTSSGGRALDRKEFLRRFVDSEVLKENLEDWLEDIVEDNVRSAFDLPFELIDLQKFDYALEGVPFQQLIRMPSAIYASTSSDVEATAYLALEDFLHASVNGMWEAFWGPEDGMMPFYVSSLYEGNLRFYQAEQAIAKGKVGGLCASAIMLRNPRHPQGKWDDIIELALLRPDIGNHASADNSSPPVSTIGEALFLALRVLLARSISRSNIPLSLNSVFVLLVDSHCGGVLKVEGDLSKLNCDLNNIYESAAAWIKNHSKIAISPVDRIWNKLGNANWGDIGALQVLYTTFQSIAQYAGMPKNSIEDLAADHSSRLQARRIERKLEYTRVNGNGLFRFQHRNASPEIIEVQEESVKVDSAKTLKLEVGSVLMVEDSNCQSGYQIDEVLNDGEILYYIASPVQDPGKSHLLYVGSHPSQLEPAWEDMKLWYQVQRQTKVLGIMKQKGLSSKYLPEVVASGRVIHPGQCRKTSAGGNCDQPWCGTPVLVTGPVGRTVSDMVRSGQFGPDEAIKCCHDCLSALSTSASSGIRHGDIRPENIIYVSPGLRQPYFILIGWGHAILEERDRPALNLHFSSTSALQEGKLCSASDAESLVYMLYFCSGGDLPVLDSVEGALQWRETSWSRRLIQQKLGAISAVLKAFADYVDSLCGTPYPVDYEIWLRRLKKQINEEDGGKEAETSS, encoded by the exons ATGGCAG GTATATCACCAGATCAGGAATCAGTAGATTCAGCAACCAAAAAGTCCAGTACCTCCTCAGGTGGTAGGGCTCTGGATAGGAAGGAGTTTCTTCGTAGATTTGTGGACAGTGAAGTCCTGAAAGAAAACCTGGAGGATTGGCTTGAGGATATAGTTGAAGATAATGTGAGGTCTGCCTTTGATCTTCCTTTCGAGTTAATAGATCTTCAGAAGTTCGATTATGCCCTAGAAGGTGTTCCCTTTCAACAGCTAATTCGGATGCCTAGTGCTATTTATGCTTCAACATCCAGTGACGTGGAGGCAACAGCTTATCTTGCTCTTGAGGATTTTCTGCATGCAAGTGTGAATGGCATGTGGGAAGCTTTCTGGGGCCCAGAAGATGGTATGATGCCTTTCTACGTTTCCTCTCTATATGAAGGAAACTTGAGATTTTACCAAGCTGAGCAGGCCATTGCAAAAGGTAAAGTCGGAGGCCTATGTGCGTCGGCTATAATGCTAAGGAACCCAAGACATCCACAAGGGAAGTGGGATGATATCATTGAGTTGGCACTGCTGCGACCTGATATTGGAAATCATGCTTCAGCGGATAACTCTAGTCCTCCTGTCTCTACTATTGGTGAAGCTTTATTCCTTGCTCTTCGTGTGTTGCTTGCCAGAAGCATCAGCAGATCAAATATCCCTCTGAGTTTGAATTCTGTGTTTGTACTTCTAGTTGACTCTCATTGTGGTGGCGTCCTTAAAGTTGAAGGTGATTTGAGCAAGCTGAACTGCGATCTGAATAACATCTATGAATCTGCTGCCGCATGGATAAAAAACCATTCCAAAATTGCAATCTCACCAGTTGACAGGATCTGGAACAAGCTTGGAAATGCTAACTGGGGCGATATTGGGGCTTTACAGGTACTTTACACTACATTTCAATCTATAGCACAATACGCCGGAATGCCTAAGAACAGTATAGAAGATTTAGCTGCCGACCACAGTTCCCGTCTTCAAGCCAGGAGGATTGAGAGGAAGTTGGAGTATACAAGGGTGAATGGTAATGGTTTGTTTCGCTTCCAACATCGCAATGCTTCACCCGAGATCATAGAGGTACAAGAAGAATCTGTTAAAGTGGATTCTGCAAAGACACTAAAGCTCGAAGTAGGATCTGTGTTGATGGTGGAGGATTCGAACTGTCAGAGCGGTTATCAGATAGATGAAGTTTTAAATGATGGGGAGATTCTATACTACATTGCATCTCCTGTTCAAGATCCAGGAAAGTCTCACCTTTTGTATGTTGGTTCGCATCCATCACAGTTGGAGCCAGCCTGGGAGGATATGAAGCTATGGTATCAAGTTCAGAGGCAAACTAAAGTACTTGGTATTATGAAACAAAAAGGATTGTCCAGTAAGTATCTTCCGGAAGTGGTTGCATCAGGCCGGGTGATTCATCCTGGCCAATGTCGGAAAACAAGTGCAGGTGGCAATTGCGATCAGCCATGGTGTGGAACTCCTGTCCTAGTAACCGGGCCAGTTGGTAGGACTGTTTCCGACATGGTTAGATCTGGGCAGTTTGGTCCAGACGAGGCTATTAAGTGCTGCCATGATTGTTTGTCTGCACTCTCTACTTCAGCTTCGTCTGGGATTCGGCATGGGGATATCAGGCCAGAAAACATAATCTATGTGAGTCCTGGTCTCAGGCAGCCTTATTTCATCCTTATCGGTTGGGGGCATGCCATTTTGGAAGAAAGGGATCGTCCGGCACTAAACCTTCATTTCTCTTCTACTTCTGCTCTTCAAGAAGGGAAGTTGTGCTCTGCTTCTGATGCAGAAAGCCTAGTATATATGCTCTACTTCTGCTCTGGCGGTGATTTACCCGTTCTGGATTCAGTTGAAGGAGCACTCCAGTGGAGGGAAACATCTTGGTCGAGGAGGCTGATTCAGCAGAAGCTCGGAGCAATCTCTGCTGTCCTGAAAGCATTTGCAGATTACGTTGACAGTCTCTGTGGTACGCCGTACCCTGTTGACT